DNA from Archaeoglobus veneficus SNP6:
TTGTTGGAAGACTCGAAAGCGTTGACGATTACATGAACATCTACATGTCGAATGCCGTGGAGTACAAAAACGGAGAGAAACTGAGAAACCTTGGAAATCTCGTCCTCAGGGGTAACAACGTGATACTGATTCAGCCCTTTGAAGAGTAATTTATTTTAAAAAAAGAAGGAGAACCCCTGATGGATACAAGAGAAGAGATTCTACAGATTCTCGAGGAGAAAGGGGCTATTCTCCAGAAAGACCTGTGGAAAGAACTCAAAATAGATAGCAGCAAGTGCTCGAGAATACTGAGAAAGCTCGAAAAAGAAGGACTGATAAGAAGAGTAGAGGTTGTAGTTGACGGAGTTAAAACCTTCAAAATAGTCCCGGCCGGAGCAGAGGAGGAAGAGGAAGAGGAGGAAGAGCTAAGCCTCCAGGCAATAATGGAGAGAATGGAAGATCTGACGGGTCTTCCTCCCTGCTTCGGCTGCCTCGAAAAAGATTGTGAGGCAAGAAACTGTCTCAAGCTCGAAGTGTGGTTTTTGAAGAAGGCCAAATTTTAGAGGATCTGTAGAATTACTCGCCTTCGTCTCCTTCCCGTGTCAAAGTTCACAACAACTATCTGCTGCCATGTGCCCAGCAAAAGTTCGCCATTGCTGAAGGGCACAACCAAGCTTGGACCGACGATGCTCGCCTTGATGTGACTCGAACCGTTGTCGTCGTGCCAGGTCTTGTGGTGCTCGTAATCCTCGCCATACGGCGCTATTCTGTCCATTATGCGCGGAAAATCTTTCTTCAAGCCTGGTTCATACTCTATAGTCGTTATCGCTCCAGTTGAGCCAACGTTGAAGATGAGAACTGCTCCTTCGTTTTTGCCACTCTCCTTTACGAATTTCCTTACCTCATCCGTTATGTCAGCCATCTCGTTCATGCCCAGCTCCACAGAAATCTCCCTAATCATTCGAACCCCTCCAGAGCTTTTTCAACCGCCTCCTCGGGCGTTTCGGCAACTATCAGCCCGGGAAGCACGACAGGGGGTTGTATAGCCACCACGCGCTTTCCTTCCTTCAGAGCTATTGCCATCTCAGAAATTGTTCCGTACTCGCCACCTATAGCAATGAGAGCATCGCTGGAATGAACGATTATCATGTTCCTCGCATGCCCCATATTCGTCGCGATGGTGACACTTACGTAGGGATTCGCGTACTTTTTATCGGCAGTGGGGAGTATACCGATGACTGTTCCGCCTTTTCTTCTTGCTCCCTTGGCGCTCGCCTCCATAACTCCCCCAAGTCCGCCGTTAATGACAATGCAGCCTCTTTCAGCTAAAATCTCGCCAACTCTCTCCGCAATGCTGAATAACTCGCCATCACAATTTCCCGAACCAATAACCCCTACCTGAACCATGCAAGAGCAGGACTGACTGCGAAGTTTTTACGCTTTTGGTTTCTGTGTTCAATCCTGCTGACTTCGTGTTTGCGGTTTCTGGTGTAGTACCCTAAGGCTATGATGTCGATACTGACTAATAACATTTTAAATAATTAACTTTAAGATTATGAATATCACAATTAAAAGGCCTAAAAACTTATAAATAATAGGAGAGTATCATCAATAGCATGGAGGAAAAAGCTATCTTCTTCCTCTGCTGCACATCATGTCAAAGCCACATACCCGATCACTTCTGCATAATCACCCCCGATAGACCTTCACCCTGCGGAATTACCTACGAGAGAGCTCTGCGCTCAAAACTCTTCATAAGGGTTCCGAAAGGTAGACAGCTTGGCGTTGACGAGTTTGAAGGTGTAAACGAGTTTGCCAGGAAATTCGGGATCGAAAGAGTTAAGCTGCACTCGGTACTTAGCTACCCGCCACTGACGGCACTTCACCAGCTCATAATTTTCTACATACCTGAGCTTGATGGATTCGGCATAGTTGATCGAAGTTACAAAAAGATGACGCCCATTGGCCTCACATTTCAGGAAATGGAGAAAATCATGCCCGGCAGACAGGTGGAAGGGTTCATAGGCGCAAGCTTCGCATACCTCAAAAGCAGAAAGTTTCTCGCCGGGGAGAACAAGCCGGTAGTCTGGGCGAGCCCAAAGGTGGAACAGAAATTAAAGTCCGTTCATCTGACCTTTTCCCACTTGTAGAGTTCCACGACTTCTGCAAGCGTCCTGCCTTTTTCTTCTATCTCCGCCCTGACTCGTTCCTCGTGCTTTTTAACCTCCAGCGCCCTCCTCGCAATCTCATACGCCCTCTGCTCTGGAATTACCATTACCCCGTTATCATCGGCAACTATCCAGTCCCCGGGGTTTACCTCAATGCCCCCACACACAATCCTGACGTTTATCTCCCCAAAGCCCTTGGGCTCGCCAGCATTTGGCACTTCGCGCTTTGCAAAAACAGGATAACCAAGAGCTCTGATGTCGTCAACATCTCTCACAGCCCCGTCAATCACAACACCCTCAATTCCCTTGTTCAGACAGCTCCTCGTTGCCAGCTCTCCCCAGACCGCTGTGGTGTCTCCGGAGCACTTTATCACTATAACATCACCCTTCCCGGCAGCATCTATGGCTTCTACAGGCTTCGCCCAGTCCCCATCCATTGTCAGAACCGTAACAGCCTTCCCAACTATTTTCTTCCCCCTGACAATCGGATAAATGTCTCTCATAGCCGGGCTCCTGTGCATGGCATCGCTGATGTTAGGTGTGGAAACCTCAAGCAGAATTTTCCTCGTTTCTTCTTCCAGAGTCCTTCTTTCAATCTCAAACTTTCCACCTCGAAAAGCTGCATCTATCGCTTCTCTAACCTTCCTTGCGGCACTTCTCACGTCTCTCGACTTTATCACGTTGCTGCCAACAATGACGATACTTGCCCCCTTCGAAACGCAAAAGGCTGCTTTTTCCGCATCAAGCCCTCCAGCAACGGCAACGGGAACGTTAACCTCCCTAACAATCTTCTCCATTATTTCAACGGGATCGAATCCGAGCATCTGCTGGTCTATGCCCACGTGAACATTTATATAGTCGGCAAACTCTTCAACCTCCTTTGCCCTTTCAAGAGGATTAGGATGGTTAATCAGATCAACCATCAGCTTGCAGCCGTACTTTCTTGCTGCTCTGAGAGCCTCGCCTATCGTTGAGTCAGAGCTAAGGGCAAGTACGACGACAATATCAGCCCCGCTTTTTGCAGCCATCTCAACCTCTACGCTCCCCACATCCACGGTCTTCATGTCTGCAACAACTGTGCAGCCATAACTCCTCTTAATCTCCCGAATAGCATTCATTCCCTCACTCTTGATGAGGGGCGTACCGACTTCAATCCAGTCAGCTCCCCCCTCAAGGGCTTCCCCAGCAATTTCAACTGCCCTTTTCAACTCGAGGAGGTCGAGGGCAACCTGGAGTACAGGCTTATCCATGCTAAAAGTTGGTCAGAGGGCTTAAAAAAATTCCCTACGATTGTTTTGAAGCAAGTTTTATTCAGTTTAAATATCTGGATAAAAAATTATCAGATAACATGACGATGGAGAAAAGATTATATAGTGAGGCACTTCGTTTGCTGAAAAAGTATAGAAAGGGTGATGAAATGACAGAGGAAGCTGTAAAAATCCTTAAGGAGAACAATGTAAAGCAAGTTTTGTGTGCTTTCTGCGATGTCCGTGGCTATCTGCAGATGTTCTCCATTCCAGCAAGAGAATTCACGGATGGCAGTGCATTCGAGGGAATTGGCTTTGACGGCTCTTCTGTAAGGGGTTTCAAGACCATTGAGCAGAGTGACATGGTCTGGGTGCCAGATCCATCAACAATAAAAATAATCCCATGGATTGACGACCCCGTTCAGAAGACTGCCATAATGTTTGGAGACTGTTATGAAGCGTGGGGAACGGAAGTTGCAAACTGTGACCCGAGAGGATACGTTGCAAAGCGCCTGCAGAAGATGCTGGGCGATGAGGGCAAGACTGCCATCTTCGGACCAGAAATCGAGTTCTTCGTTTTCGATTCCGCTGACCCCACAAGGCTCACATGGGACATGTGGGTCTCGCCAAATGGCGGTGCTGGAGACTCATGGGGCCCGCCAAGAGTAATGCCAGACAGCCCCGAGG
Protein-coding regions in this window:
- a CDS encoding LSM domain-containing protein, with translation MLPNQMVRSLVGKTIRVEMKGEESDLVGRLESVDDYMNIYMSNAVEYKNGEKLRNLGNLVLRGNNVILIQPFEE
- a CDS encoding helix-turn-helix transcriptional regulator, which codes for MDTREEILQILEEKGAILQKDLWKELKIDSSKCSRILRKLEKEGLIRRVEVVVDGVKTFKIVPAGAEEEEEEEEELSLQAIMERMEDLTGLPPCFGCLEKDCEARNCLKLEVWFLKKAKF
- a CDS encoding secondary thiamine-phosphate synthase enzyme YjbQ, which codes for MIREISVELGMNEMADITDEVRKFVKESGKNEGAVLIFNVGSTGAITTIEYEPGLKKDFPRIMDRIAPYGEDYEHHKTWHDDNGSSHIKASIVGPSLVVPFSNGELLLGTWQQIVVVNFDTGRRRRRVILQIL
- a CDS encoding TIGR00725 family protein; this encodes MVQVGVIGSGNCDGELFSIAERVGEILAERGCIVINGGLGGVMEASAKGARRKGGTVIGILPTADKKYANPYVSVTIATNMGHARNMIIVHSSDALIAIGGEYGTISEMAIALKEGKRVVAIQPPVVLPGLIVAETPEEAVEKALEGFE
- a CDS encoding bifunctional hexulose-6-phosphate synthase/ribonuclease regulator, giving the protein MDKPVLQVALDLLELKRAVEIAGEALEGGADWIEVGTPLIKSEGMNAIREIKRSYGCTVVADMKTVDVGSVEVEMAAKSGADIVVVLALSSDSTIGEALRAARKYGCKLMVDLINHPNPLERAKEVEEFADYINVHVGIDQQMLGFDPVEIMEKIVREVNVPVAVAGGLDAEKAAFCVSKGASIVIVGSNVIKSRDVRSAARKVREAIDAAFRGGKFEIERRTLEEETRKILLEVSTPNISDAMHRSPAMRDIYPIVRGKKIVGKAVTVLTMDGDWAKPVEAIDAAGKGDVIVIKCSGDTTAVWGELATRSCLNKGIEGVVIDGAVRDVDDIRALGYPVFAKREVPNAGEPKGFGEINVRIVCGGIEVNPGDWIVADDNGVMVIPEQRAYEIARRALEVKKHEERVRAEIEEKGRTLAEVVELYKWEKVR